A single genomic interval of Zingiber officinale cultivar Zhangliang chromosome 4A, Zo_v1.1, whole genome shotgun sequence harbors:
- the LOC121972568 gene encoding probable purine permease 4, giving the protein MENKDHHDPGAAESREYAAGGGATACCSGGIEETVVVMPITNIRASGSSTLGRRILLAANYCSLVVGSLAATLLSRFYFVHGGSDRWVSTLVQCAGFPLLFIPIYFSRRSGAGTARASVLVPRLLVLCVLIGVLLGVNNFLISWGVSYLPVSTSSLLLSSQLGFTLFLSALLVHQPIRFANVNCVLCLTLASVLLAVNSSGDAPPGIVHSQYALGFLATLGAAVLFSLYLPLVQWTYRRPPAVESFRTVMEMQVVMEAAATGFALVGMATGGGFEQMGREAAREFDKGTAWYWATIAATVLSWQLCFMATAGLVFLTSSLNSGICSTATLVVNVVGGVVAFGDSFGGQKAVALVLCTWGFVSYLCGEYYKTKNTTTAAAAAAAAGIHMNH; this is encoded by the coding sequence ATGGAGAACAAGGATCATCACGACCCTGGTGCGGCGGAGTCACGAGAATACGCCGCCGGTGGCGGGGCCACAGCCTGCTGCAGCGGAGGAATAGAGGAAACGGTCGTCGTCATGCCGATTACTAATATTCGAGCATCCGGCAGTAGTACACTTGGCCGGCGCATTCTCCTGGCCGCCAACTACTGCTCCCTCGTCGTCGGGTCGCTCGCCGCCACCCTCCTCTCCCGCTTCTACTTCGTCCACGGTGGCTCCGACCGGTGGGTCTCCACCCTTGTCCAGTGCGCCGGCTTCCCGCTCCTCTTCATTCCCATATACTTCTCCCGTCGCTCCGGCGCCGGTACGGCACGCGCCTCCGTGCTCGTACCGCGCCTCCTCGTGCTCTGCGTCCTCATCGGCGTCCTCCTCGGCGTCAACAACTTCTTGATCTCGTGGGGCGTCTCCTACCTCCCTGTTTCCAcctcctcccttctcctctcctcgcAGCTGGGCTTCACGCTCTTCCTCTCCGCCCTCCTGGTCCACCAGCCCATCCGCTTCGCCAACGTCAACTGCGTTCTCTGCCTCACGCTCGCCTCCGTCCTCCTCGCCGTCAACTCCAGCGGAGACGCGCCGCCGGGGATCGTGCACTCCCAGTACGCGCTCGGCTTCCTGGCCACGCTCGGCGCCGCCGTGCTCTTTTCCCTTTACCTCCCGCTGGTCCAGTGGACGTACCGGAGGCCCCCGGCGGTGGAGTCATTCCGGACGGTGATGGAAATGCAGGTGGTGATGGAGGCGGCGGCGACGGGGTTCGCGCTGGTGGGGATGGCGACGGGAGGCGGGTTCGAGCAGATGGGGAGGGAGGCGGCGAGGGAATTCGACAAAGGGACAGCGTGGTACTGGGCGACGATCGCCGCGACGGTGCTCAGCTGGCAGCTCTGCTTCATGGCGACGGCCGGGTTGGTGTTCCTGACGTCGTCGCTGAACAGCGGAATATGCTCGACGGCGACGCTGGTGGTGAACGTCGTTGGAGGCGTGGTGGCGTTCGGCGACTCGTTCGGGGGGCAGAAGGCGGTGGCACTCGTGCTGTGCACGTGGGGCTTCGTCTCTTATTTGTGTGGAGAGTACTACAAGACAAAGAATACTAccacggcggcggcggcggcggcggcggcgggaaTACATATGAACCATTAG